Proteins encoded together in one Lathyrus oleraceus cultivar Zhongwan6 chromosome 5, CAAS_Psat_ZW6_1.0, whole genome shotgun sequence window:
- the LOC127079104 gene encoding uncharacterized protein LOC127079104, translated as MSGVSLATAPQEQTARPGATTDANANAKQKTQVPSAGGMMGSLRVIELQLVAFVLVLSASGLVPLLDLVFPALASAYILALARFAFPTSSASFKDSHSQQEIFKGSTMFRMYVIVGTTIGLFLPLAYVLGGFARGDEHAVRSATPHLFLLSFQILTENVISGLSLFSPPVRALVPMIYTTRRIFVDIDWISDVWLNKTLPANARIQDTAWCWFGKGLAVANLAYFSINLCGFLVPRFLPRAFERYFQERGEVYAKTAEDKKSVSFNRPQLSEKKID; from the exons ATGTCTGGTGTATCTCTAGCAACGGCTCCTCAAGAACAAACAGCACGACCAGGTGCAACCACagatgcaaatgcaaatgcaaaaCAGAAAACCCAAGTACCTTCTGCAGGTGGAATGATGGGTTCATTACGTGTAATAGAGCTTCAACTTGTTGCGTTTGTGTTAGTTTTATCCGCAAGTGGTCTTGTTCCACTTCTTGATCTAGTTTTTCCAGCTCTTGCTTCTGCATACATCTTAGCACTTGCACGTTTCGCATTTCCAACTTCTTCTGCCTCTTTTAAAGATTCACATTCACAACAAGAGATTTTCAAAGGAAGTACCATGTTTAGAATGTATGTTATTGTTGGAACAACCATTGGGTTGTTTCTGCCACTTGCTTATGTTCTTGGTGGATTTGCAAGAGGTGATGAACATGCAGTGCGTTCTGCGACACCGCATCTTTTTCTGCTTTCTTTTCAGATATTGACTGAGAATGTTATTAGTGGTTTGTCTTTGTTTTCACCTCCTGTTAGAGCTTTGGTTCCTATGATTTATACTACTAGAAGAATCTTTGTTGATATTGATTGGATCAGTGATGTTTGGCTCAACAAGACTTTGCCTGCCAATGCTCGCATTCAG GACACAGCATGGTGTTGGTTTGGGAAGGGACTGGCAGTGGCAAACCTGGCTTATTTCTCAATCAATCTATGTGGTTTCTTGGTACCAAGGTTCCTTCCAAGAGCTTTTGAGAGGTATTTCCAAGAGAGAGGTGAGGTTTATGCTAAGACAGCAGAGGATAAGAAATCCGTGTCTTTCAACAGACCACAATTGTCTGAGAAGAAGATAGATTAG